In a genomic window of Mustela nigripes isolate SB6536 chromosome 8, MUSNIG.SB6536, whole genome shotgun sequence:
- the LOC132023395 gene encoding immunoglobulin iota chain-like, with translation MVAARKQVCNGSTPERVQEGAGPALRGPQEPWQHKGDRAQHVYTMSWTPALLVLLAHCIGCGSQPVLSQPPSVSSSLGTTIHLPCTLNGDHDVNVYSIYWYQQRPGHPPRFVLRYFSHSDNDQGPKIPPRFSGSKDVAKNTGYLNIAELQPEDEAMYYCAVGAQGMEKVRVMRREEKEPAAPGSQAPQDSHTVI, from the exons ATGGTGGCGGCCAGGAAGCAGGTCTGCAATGGCTCCACCCCTGAGAGGGTACAGGAGGGTGCTGGCCCAGCCCTGAGAGGGCCCCAGGAACCGTGGCAGCACAAAGGAGACAGAGCCCAGCACGTCTACACCATGTCCTGGACTCCTGCCCTGCTGGTACTCCTCGCTCACTGCATAG GCTGTGGCTCTCAGCCAGTGCTGAGCCAGCCGCCATCTGTGTCCTCGTCCCTCGGAACCACAATCCACCTGCCTTGCACCTTGAACGGAGACCATGACGTCAACGTTTACAGCATCTACTGGTACCAGCAGAGGCCCGGTCACCCTCCCAGATTCGTGCTGAGATATTTCTCCCACTCAGACAATGACCAGGGCCCCAAGATCCCCCCTCGCTTCTCCGGATCCAAAGATGTGGCCAAGAACACGGGGTATTTGAACATCGCAGAGCTGCAGCCTGAGGACGAGGCGATGTATTACTGTGCGGTGGGGGCCCAGGGCATGGAAAAGGTGAGGGTgatgaggagggaagaaaaggagccTGCTGCTCCAGggtcccaggcaccccaagactcaCATACCGTGATCTAA